A stretch of the Clarias gariepinus isolate MV-2021 ecotype Netherlands chromosome 26, CGAR_prim_01v2, whole genome shotgun sequence genome encodes the following:
- the elovl2 gene encoding elongation of very long chain fatty acids protein 2 isoform X1, with product MDFIVKNHFFAIDTWLNSAVDKLFGERDPRVRGWLLLDSCTPTLVLTFIYLLIVYIGPKYMKDKPAYSLKNVLLLYNFGVTMLSFYMLVELISASWSAGYKLKCQGLFDAGEGDIRVAKVLWWYYFSKLIEFLDTIFFVLRKKNNQITFLHVYHHASMFNIWWCVLNWIPCGQSFFGPTLNSFIHVLMYSYYSLSTIPSMQKYLWWKRYLTQAQLVQFILTITHTLSAVVFPCGFPLGCLLFQSSYMVTLVILFINFYMQAYRRKPAKDGHLNGISSYVNGAKHKLQ from the exons ATCCAAGAGTACGAGGTTGGCTGCTACTGGACTCCTGCACACCCACTCTGGTCCTCACCTTCATCTACCTCCTGATAGTCTATATAGGACCAAAGTACATGAAGGACAAGCCAGCTTACTCTCTGAAGAATGTATTGTTATTGTACAACTTTGGGGTCACCATGCTGTCCTTCTACATGCTAGTGGAg CTTATTTCAGCAAGCTGGTCTGCAGGCTACAAACTGAAATGTCAAGGTCTGTTTGATGCAGGAGAGGGTGACATCAGG GTAGCAAAAGTGTTGTGGTGGTACTACTTCTCTAAGCTGATTGAGTTTCTTGATACAATCTTCTTTGTACTAAGAAAGAAGAacaatcagatcacatttttgCATGTATATCACCATGCATCAATGTTTAATATCTGGTGGTGTGTTCTTAACTGGATTCCCTGTGGACAGA GTTTCTTTGGACCCACACTGAACAGCTTCATCCATGTGTTGATGTATTCGTACTACAGCTTGTCCACCATTCCTTCAATGCAGAAGTACTTGTGGTGGAAACGCTATCTTACACAAGCCCAGCTG GTTCAGTTTATATTaactataacacacacattaagtgCAGTGGTTTTTCCCTGTGGTTTTCCTCTGGGCTGCCTTTTGTTTCAGTCCAGTTACATGGTTACACTCGTTATCTTGTTCATCAACTTTTACATGCAG GCATACAGAAGAAAGCCAGCCAAAGATGGCCACCTAAATGGCATCTCATCCTATGTTAATGGAGCCAAACATAAGCTGCAGTGA
- the elovl2 gene encoding elongation of very long chain fatty acids protein 2 isoform X2 has product MLRLRVSGRQSDVACELGVSQSVISRLASRHRTTGRVHDRPKSEAPRVTDSNDDQYLKTYALRDRYATATQLQARLQDAKGTRVSRQNIHNRLHRFGLNARRLLQVTPLSPRHRCERLQWAQDHVTWTMQQWSTVLFTDECQQRCWRRRGFFGPTLNSFIHVLMYSYYSLSTIPSMQKYLWWKRYLTQAQLVQFILTITHTLSAVVFPCGFPLGCLLFQSSYMVTLVILFINFYMQAYRRKPAKDGHLNGISSYVNGAKHKLQ; this is encoded by the exons atgTTGCGCCTTCGGGTGagtggcaggcagtcagatgttgcttgtgaacttggtgtgtctcaaagtgtcatcagcagacttgcatcaagacacagaactactggcagagttcatgacagacccaAGAGTGAAGCCCCACGAGTGACAGACAGCAATGATGACCAGTACCTTAAGACCTATGCACTCAGAGatcgttatgcaactgccacacagctgcaggcccgTTTACAAGATGCGAAgggtactagggtttccagacaaaaCATTCACAACCGACTTCACCGCTTTGGCTTAAATGCCAGGCGACTgttgcaggtgactccactgTCACCAAGACACCGCTGTGAAcgtttgcagtgggcacaagaccatgtaacctggacaatgcagcagtggtctaccgtCCTGTTCACTGATGAGTGTCAGcagcgttgctggagaaggcgaG GTTTCTTTGGACCCACACTGAACAGCTTCATCCATGTGTTGATGTATTCGTACTACAGCTTGTCCACCATTCCTTCAATGCAGAAGTACTTGTGGTGGAAACGCTATCTTACACAAGCCCAGCTG GTTCAGTTTATATTaactataacacacacattaagtgCAGTGGTTTTTCCCTGTGGTTTTCCTCTGGGCTGCCTTTTGTTTCAGTCCAGTTACATGGTTACACTCGTTATCTTGTTCATCAACTTTTACATGCAG GCATACAGAAGAAAGCCAGCCAAAGATGGCCACCTAAATGGCATCTCATCCTATGTTAATGGAGCCAAACATAAGCTGCAGTGA